AGGGCCTGGCAGCCTCCCGGGGTTTGGGACGTGGAGGAGAGCCCAGGGAAGACTCTCAGAGGACGGTGGCGGCAGCAGGCAGCACTTCCTGTCTCATGAAAATGTCCAGGTCCAGACTGGGATCTTCCAAATCCAGTTTCAGAAACTTGTCTACTAACATCTGGCAACTGAGGGGAGAGAGAACAGTGAGATTTATGGAAGCATGGATAACAGAATCCCTGAGCAGAGGGAAGAGGATGCAGCACAGGAAACCCGAGACCTTGAGAATTTAGAAATTGCAGGAAGAAATTTTGAATCTTTAAAGGGCAAGAGACTGTCTGAATCCCTGAAAGGGGTAGAAGAGCTGCAGAACATGCTAGAGAGAACAAGGACCCTGGGCCTGCACTcacttttccatttgtttctccTTTAGCAGCTCCTTGACAGGCTTGATGGGCTTTCCACTGCAGATCAAGTCTGAGACCTAGGAcaaggaggaaggggcaggggtgggagtgggtgttGGGTAAGAGAAGAGAGTAGGGTCAGAATCCAGGTCCCTCggagaagcaggaaggggcaggggtgggagtgggtgtaGGGTCAGAATCCAGGTCCCtcagagaagcaggaaggggcaggggtgggagtgggtgttGGGTAAGAGGAGAGCGTAGGGTCAGAATCCAGGTCCCtcagagaagcaggaaggggcaggggtgggagtgggtgttGGGTAAGAGGAGAGAGTAGGGTCAGAATCCAGGTCCCTCggagaagcaggaaggggcaggggtgggagtgggtgttGGGTAAGAGGAGAGAGTAGGGTCAGAATCCAGGTCCCTCggagaagcaggaaggggcaggggtgggagtgggtgttGGGTAAGAGGAGAGAGTAGGGTCAGAATCCAGGTCCCtcagagaagcaggaaggggcaggggtgggagtgggtgttGGGTAAGAGGAGAGAGTAGGGTCAGAATCCAGGTCCCTCggagaagcaggaaggggcaggggtgggagtgggtgttGTAGGGTCAGAATCCAGGCCCCttggagaagcaggaaggggcaggggtgggagtgagTGTTGGGTAAGAGGAGAGAGTAGGGTCAGAATCCAGGTCCCtcagagaagcaggaaggggcaggggtgggagtgggtgttGGGTAAGAGGAGAGAGTAGGGTCAGAATCCAGGCCCCTCggagaagcaggaaggggcaggggtgggagtgggtgttGGGTAAGAGAAGAGAGTAGGGTCAGAATCCAGGTCCCtcagagaagcaggaaggggcaggggtgggagtgggtgttGTAGGGTCAGAATCCAGGCCCCTCggagaagcaggaaggggcaggggtgggagtgggtgttGGGTAAGAGGAGAGAGTAGGGTCAGAATCCAGGTCCCTCggagaagcaggaaggggcagggggggGAGTGGGTGTTGTAGGGTCAGAATCGAGGCCCCTCGGAGAAGCAGGGACGGTGGAAGGGAGCCCTGGCGGAGGTGGCTGCTGTTTGGACCTCACCTCCTTGCCACGAGCAACGAGCTTCTCAGGAAGCCCAGCCTGGGCAGCTGTGTGGGAGGCATGGCTGGCATTGGCAACACCTTCGCAAACCTGATAGAAGAAGACAAGGTCATTCCCATCTTCACAGGTCTCCATGGtcttaaaagagaataaaaggggAATGTTATCAGTCATTCTGCTTCCTGCCCCAGTCCCTTGGTCAGTTGCTGTGGAGAGTGAGAAACAGGAAGGGACGTGGTCCCTGTGCTCAAGGAGCCCCTGTTCTGACGGAGAAGCCAGTTCCCAGCTCTGGGAAATGCTCGGCCTAGGGGCCCCTAAGGAGCTGGATTGGTTCCTCACCAAATACTGCACGAGGGGCCCCTGTGGCAGCAGCTGTAGCTgaatgaggctcagaaagttgGTGGCCACGAAGATGTGGGGGCACGTGGGCCCAAGCGCCAGCCAGTGTCGGATCACGGCCGCTAGAAGCGCGAGACCATCCACCTGTGCAGAGGGCAGCGGTGAGGCTGTGGAACCACAGGTGCCCCGTGCACCCCTCTCCTCCTGCCAGGCCTCTCCCGCCTCACACTGTTTCTTTTCCACCCACACACCCCTATTCTTTTCCAGAGGCGCAGCCGCACCCTCTTGTTCCTTAGCCCTCCTTCATTTTCCCCTCCTTAGATCCTCAACAGCTTCTCCCCTTACCGTGTTGGTTCCCTTTCCGAATTCATCAATAAGGACCAGCGACCGCTCGGTGGCATTGTTCACTGCTTTCGCCACCTGCTGGGTACCAGGTGGACAAGGGATAGTTTCAGAAACATTCAAGGCCTGTAATGCACTGACCACAGTCTGCCTGGCAGTAAAGCTGCTTGTGTATGTGTCCACCCAACAGGACTGCAAGTTCTTTAACGGCGAGACACATGTTTTGTTCATCCTTTCATTGCCAACAGTGCCTCACACAAAGCCGGGGATAGATAAAGGTTCGCGGTATTGATTCTCCTGGTCTCTGAACTGGGTGCTCCCTGCCCCTAGTTTAGAGAGCAGGCAGAAGGAACGTTTTTCCTGACATTTTTCACGGGTAGGGTTCCTTCCCCAttatccccctcccccaacccatccTCCTTTTGACCTGGTTGAGGTCGATCATGAAGGTAGAGAGGCCAAGGGAGATGGATTCACAGCTATGGATTCGGGTGAAGATGGCGTCTACTGCCCCGATTTCGGCTTCCTCTGCTGGCACAAAGCTGCCCACCAGGGCCATGAATGTGATCAAGCCTACCTGAACAGGGGACGAGACAGGGCCCGGTGCCTCGTGTGGCTGAGGTGAAGGTGAGGCTAAACTGAGGGGAGAACAATAGATCAAGAGAGATGGACACAGTTTAATAGAAGATCACAGCCCCTCTGCTCGCTTTAGAATCAGTAAAGGGCAGGGAGTGAGCAAAGGCACACTTTAATtcagaggtgggggaggagaatTCAGGCCATGGAACGATCATTAGAGCATGGCTCTCCCTCAGGTAGAGAATGAGAACTTGGGAGGAAGAGGAGCAGCGGGTGTGGGCTACGGTCTTTTCATGACAGCTGGGGTCAGAACACAGGGAGAAGAGCTGTAGGGACCTGGGTTGACTGGCAGGTGGGGGATGGAGACAATGGAGAACATTCCAGAGGCCCAGTTTGTAGGGATTCCTCTACCTGTTTGAGGTATATGCTCTTCCCTGAGGAGTTGGGTCCAGTGATGACTTTGACCCTCCCTTTGTACCCCCCGCATTCTGCGGAGTTGGGCACGAAGGTTCGGGCACAGAGCTCCATCAGAGGATGCCTGCAGTGGAGTGGGTGGAGAGGTACCTTGCACATGGCCTGTGGATGCagaagatggggcctttgggcCCCTCTTGTCTATGCCTCCACCCTTTTCTGTTCTCACCTGCCATTCTGGATTCGTACCCCAAGGAGCCGTGGGGAGTAACGGGGCCTTGAGTAGCCATAGTCCCGAGCGGCACTGGCAAGAGCCAAGAGGACGTCCAGGCGGGAGGCGAGGTCCAACACCTGGGTCAAGACAGCTGCCCGTGCCAGCACCTGACACTGCAGCTGGTACATCAGCAGGGTTTCCTGGTCTGGGGGCAGGtaagggagggagctgggggtcAGCTCCAGGGGAAAGTGAAGGAGAGACAAAGAGGCCAGCAGAGGGACCCAGAAACAGGCTTGCAGATACCATCTGAAATACCCAGAGACATTCAGAAaagacagagtcagagagagaaagagagagagagagacagcaatgGCAGGAAGGAAAGGAGCCTATTAGAATCATCTCCATGCTGCCCGCTCCGCTCCAGCCACTCGCTTCTCCTCACCCCGGATGTCGCAGTGCAGGTCCCCCAGCAATGCATCCAGCTCCTTGGTTCGAGCACTACGATAGTGAAGCTTCTCCTCTGAGAGGAACTGGATACAAGGGTTCAAAGCTATGGGCTTTGCTTCTCTCGATCCTCATCCTATCTAACCCCGGCTCCAGCCCTGACcttgatttctttctcctttgtctcAGAGCTGGTAAAGATCAGAGTAAAACAACAGAAGAGGGATCCCACATTCGGCAGTGCTGATGGGGTAAGGCCCTCCTCTCAGCTGCTCATTCACTTTCCTTATCAACCCCTACAGAGGTCAAGGGTCTCACCATGAAGTCCAGACCCTCAATCTCGAAGTCACTGGTCTCCACCATGGAAGGCAGGCGGGGAATACAAAGAAGGAAGCCAATCTGCGGAGAGTAGAAAAGAGATAAAGCAGAGAGTGATGTACTGGGCACTTTCTTTCCTTAGAGGAAGCCAGAGTCCCCTATATCCCCCAATGCTTCCCTCAGGGGGCTAAAGCCACCAAAAAGTATTCATGTTCTTCAGATTTCTCCAGGGTTTTCTTATCTACTAATGTGTACTTCATAGGCCTAATGTCCCCCTAAAAAACCCCTGGGGAGCACACCCACCCTCCTGCCCTCACCAGAGGGATGTAGATGACACTGCATGAAGGAATACGGGGGTCCAGATTTTCCAGCTCCTTCCGAGCCACCTCAGTGAGGAAACTGGGAAGTCCTGTCAGCCTTCGTTTTTCTAGGAGGGTGAAAGACACGTGGATATCAAAAGTAAGGTTCCTGCTCTGGTTGCGATGATTATCCCCAGATGCAGTGGCCGCCTACTGAGAATGGTACCCCATCACTGGGCAGGCTCATGTTTCAGGGCTCATAGGCCCATCCGTACACCTAACACTCACTCTCATCAATTTCAGGATCTATGTTGGGGAGGACTGTGAAGCGATTTTCAGCAAGACTGCCCTCAAAGTCCACCTGAGGAGACAAGAAGTCCAGGTTCTTTACATCCAGCACCATCTCGTCCTGTTCCTCACCTCTACTTGGGCCCCTTCAGTCCCTGCTTCAACCCTAACCCTCTAAGCCCCCAAGCAGATCCCTGATATTTTGCCATCTCCTCTCACCATCCCATCCCTTGGTCATCCAGCTGACCTCAGTGTCTCCCATGCATCCCCATCTTCCACACCACATTCCCCAGAGCCCCGTCGTTCTCTATTACCCAAACCCATCCCTCCCCTAGTTTCCCAGGAGCTCTGCCTCTTTCCTTCCACTCACCACTTTCCCAATGAGGCTGGCAATGTGGTGTAGGTCATCAGAGAACTCTTGGGCAATGTCCCGAAAGAGCTGAATGGACTGGGGCAGGGAGCGGCAAGCATCCCTCAGGCCCAGGGCACTGTACACTGTCTGTAGGAGAAATGGACAGAGGAGGGTGGCCCATACCCAGGCCGGGCTTAGGCGAGGGGACAGGGATGGACTGAGAAGAACAAAGACCAATAGGGAAAAACACAataacagagacagagagaagatctcaaatgcaaaaaagaaacagtgagAGAGAAAATGGTATCTGCAGAACTCTTCACCAGGCACCACACTAAACACTGAGGCTCCAAAGACAACAAAGACAACTGGGTCCCTTGTCCTAGATGGGCTCGTGGTCTAGTAAGGAAGACAAATACACccagaagatttaaaaataaagtggtagTTGCTTTGAAAGAGATTTGTACAATATCCCAAGAGAGAAGTTTgtacagaggaaggagaaagagaaatagggATATGAGAGGCAGAGAAGAAGTAAATGAGCAGAAGGGGCAATGACAGCATTTGGGTAAGAGACAGCAGGAAgaggggatgggtgagagtcacTGAGAATTAATTCTCCAGCGTGCAAGTCGGTGACCTGAGGTGGCTGCTCTAAACAGGGATTAGACTGAGTGGATAAACCCAATCCAAAGGACACTGACTGAGCCTCACTCTGTGACAGAGGATATATAAAGTGTATAAACCAAAGAGTTTATAATCTAGCCATGatggaaacaaacaacaaaaacaatgactACCCACAAAAAAGATTGACCAAGTTGTGAAACTGACTAAAATTACTAAGGAAGTTCAGAGAATAAGACTAATATGGGCTAAAATAGTTGGGATATCtttgcagagaaaaagaaataagcttgGTCTTGAATAAGGCAATTCCAAAGGGAGGAGGGTATTCTGGGTGGGGGCAAGAGCATGGGCAAATGAATAGAGGTAGGAATAAGAACTAACacttattgaatgtttactaCCCGCCAGGCAATATTCTCAACTTTTTACATGTGTTAATTTCATTCAATTCTCAAAATAATCCTAGGAGATGGGGACTAGCAtgactccattttacaggtgagcaaCCTGAAGCACAAAGAAGTAACACAATTTGCTCAAGGTCTCACAGAGAGTAAACAGATGAGCTGGGAATTGAGCCCAGGTGTCTGGCTTTTAACCACCATGCTATCCTGAGCAGGAATATGGTGGGTCTCCCAGGCAGAGTGCTTGAACGCGGAGCCTGGCCTGGCTGAAGCCAAGGATAAATGTTAAGTAGTGGGAGGGAATATACAAATAGTCACACACATCTGCTCAcgtaaaataaaactgaaactacTTTACATGTTAGGTAAATATactgtagagggcttccctggtggcgcagtggttaagaatcctcctgtcaatgcaggggacacgggttcgagccctggtcggggaagatcccacatgccatggaacaactaagcacgtgcgccacaactactgagcctgcgcgcaagagcccatgagccacaactactgagcctgcatgccacaactactgaagcctgcgcgcccagagcccgtgctctgcaacaagagaagccaccgcaatgagaagcccgtgcaccgcaacgaagagtagcccccgttcgccgcaactagaggaagcccatgcgcagcaacgaagacccaatgcagccaaaaataaataaataaacttaaatttaaaaaaatttttttaggttctctcgccttctgagatggcccacactctgtctgtggagtgtgtttctctctaaataaatccacttcttaacTATACCTTTgtttctcactgaattctttctgcaatgagacatcaagaacctcaAATTCACTGGGAATAGAACTATAGCAGCTGCTGCAGCAAAAAAGCTGGAAACTGAAACCATGCACAGAGAAACTTCAGAGAGTCACTGGAAACTTCGAATAGCGGTGGAGGAGTAGTAGCTGGAAAGCAGATGTTACAGCTGGAATTCACATTGCTATCTTGAGCTAGTGGTAGAAGCCACATGCTGAGGATGGCAGAACAGGAAGACAGAAGGAGACTGGGTCACTGAGGACTTTATGAAACCACCCAACAGTCACGGACtgcttatttttatccttttctatAAAAGATAAACTTATTTAagccaaaaaaagttttttttaaaggttatctataggtggagagagggaaaagggatAGAAGTTACAATTAATTGACTATACCTTGTTTGGGAGATTTGACTTTGGAACTGTGTAAATATTCTACATAATTATAAGATTAAATTTTAAGAAGcaattattaaaaatcaaaaaaagaatgaaacaaatgaacataaTGTATACCCAGATAGTGACATAACCACTTGAAGTAGTGACTAAAACACAGCAATTTGACTGTATATCCctagggagaagagaaagaactatccctccttcccccaaaaaaatgttaaatagtgTTCAATAATCATATAGTTTTGGTAGTAATGGTGATATTGCTATTCTAAGATTGTTGTGGATGTAATGTAGGAAAAAGCAAATAAGTGATACTTCGATTTTCTCATTCCTAGTGTTATTGAGACACAGAATCTCCAGTATGGAAGAAGGAAATATTGAAGAGGATAAAAATGGAATATACAAGGTAAGAACCCTGTGGTGCTGAATTTAAATAGTTGatgtcacagatgtagaaaacaaactaatggttaccaagggggaaacagtgggggagggataaattgggagattgggattgacatatacacactactatatataaaatagataactaataagaacctactgtatagcacagggaactctactcaatactctgtaatgacctaaatgggtaaagaatctaaaaaagagtggatatatatttatgtataactgattcactttgctatacagcagaaactaacacaatattgtaaatcgactatactcaaaaaaattaattaaaaaaagaatatagatatagtGATCTCTGGATatctaaaaaactaaaataaaataaataggtgaTGTCAGTACTAAtttatcatgtattttattttttttcaagtttctagATCTGTCCACAGAAAAGGCCTACAAGCAATAATCCAAACATGCCGAGTACCCTCTAGCACTCACCGTGGTATACAGAAATACCATTTctcactaaaaggaaccagggctcctcaGAGAAATATCTGGTTCCAGGTCAGAACCGGTACATGTAAGTGGTATATCTGGTACATCTTGTCAAACCAGAGAGTGGGGAAGTTATCCAAGTCTACTAGTGTCATGTTAAAGGACTCAGAAGCCAACATGAAGAggctcccattggccaaagaTGGAATATCTCGAACATGTGTAAAGATTAAAAATGCAGTGGCCTGAAGCACGAAGAAATCTGTAAGTTTGTAATGAtactaaaacaacaacagcaaccaAAAAAACTCATTGGTTGCCTTGGAGGATTATGGAACTAATTTCGTATTTGCTGATAGCTGGACAGATAAAATCGGGGGAAAAAATCAAGCAATGTTCTGTGATATCACTAGGTAACCAAAGAGTAGGTGAGAGGAAGTCTTCCTTCCAGAAACAttctaataaatgaagaaagaatgacagaattagaataaCACTACTTTGCAATCTCTAAAGAACTAATGGACTTATTAAACATCAAAGACTGCTATCATCACAAAATGAGAGTCAGACATACTGACATTATGTTCCTCCATTTATGAAacactattgaaaaaaattaaacttgaacCTGAGCAAGCTTCTAGATTCAACTATTAATTTACAGAAATtctagaagagagagaaacatgtcaaaaacagggaatgtgggcttccctggtgacgcagtggttgagagtccgcctgccaatgcaggggacacgggttcgtgccccggtccgggaagatcccacatgccgcggagcggctgggcccgtgagccatggccgctgagcctgcgctctgcaacgggagaggccacaacagcaaggggcccgcgtactgcaaaacaacaacaacaaaacaaaacagggaatgTAATCAGTGAAATTCAGGCTAAGGAAAACTCTGTAGGACAAATAATCCAGCTTCTGCAACAAATATGTTGCAAGggggaaaagatatatatatggagaggcggggagaggggaagagaggaggaggaggaggaggagagagagagagagagagagagatagagagagagagaatggtgaAATGGAGAAGGAACCCATAAAGGAGATTCAAAAAGACATCATCCCATCGCTATATGAACATATTTTGATCCTAATTAAAcaaactgtaattttaaaaaatcattacattTACGAGATGAATAGAAATTTAAACATGAGATAATTAATATTAAagaattacattaatttttagaTAAGACAATGgcattgttattcttttttaaaaataattttcttttagaaagcatattgaaatatttatgggTGAAATGATATGATGGCTGGGAATTGCTTCAAAATACAGGAAAAGGAAAGTGAGAGAAGATATACATGAAACAACATTTGTATGAGTCAAAGTGTTAAAGCTACATGGTGGGTACATGGGAGTTCTTTGTATTATTCTCTCTAAATTTTTTTTGACAATTTCCACAGTgcaaagtttttttaaaggtgtTGGGATAAAGTTGGACCGGGTGACGAGAGTAAAGAGGATTTGGAACACATGCTGGGGGTCTTAACCTGGACTTCTAGATTCAAGAAGGGAGGTCTTACCTTGTAGAGAACCTGCCAGTCACTGACCTTGGTGTGGGACAACTTCATGCGTTTAAGAATCAGCTAGAGTCAAACAAGGAGACAGCCGCTGTTTTCCTTCTCCCACCCTAATGCCCCTCAAGATGCCCAGcatccctcacctccttccccacctccctgcccccaaccccgaGCTCACAGGCACGTTCTTGATGTGACCCAGCAATCGATGCAGCATCTGAGCCATGTCCAGATTCTGGGGTAACAGGAAAAACTGAATGACATCCAGACGGGAATTTAGTTCCTCCAGGTCCTGGGTTGGACGTGTGAACCATAGCCTGGAAGTGAGGGTTGGAGTGAGGAGACCAGAAATTACCTCTGTTCTCATCACTGTCTTGATCTCAATTTGTGAAAAATGTGCATTTGGAGGTCCCTGGGGATTGTGGCGATATGTATCTGCACTGGTAAGTACAGTGTCCTATCTATGCAGGCGTGTTTACTTGCATCTACTGAAAATCTCTGGATGTGAGCACAACTGTGTGTATCTCGGTTTTGATGGATATGACCATGTGTCATTCCATGTGGCTATGTGATGGAGTTTGTCAATATTTTAGAGGGAGAGCAGTGTGTTGAGGCATTTGAATGCCAACACTCTAGCTCTCTCTGCAGCTGAGTAGGAGTGAGTCAGAAAGAGTTTGTATATCCGTATTTAGCTGTGAAACAGCACAGacattcatgtcttttcatgttcTTCCTGTGAAAGTATATAACTGTTCCATGTAGAGTAAGTCCTCAATTCGTGATAATGTTCATCCCTGCAGAGAAGAAAGTATTGGGTAGAGATACTTAAAGGGCTTCAATAacattgtcttatttttaaattggctaGTGGAAACACAGaggtttatattattattattatcttttctgTGTCTGAGGTTATTTcctaataaattaaattattatacaGAAATAAATGTCTCATCTGTGTTGGTCTAATTCTGGGTATCCCTATCTCCCTATGGCTATGAAGAGTGTGAGATTCTGCAAGGACCTGGGAGCCCATGGATTCTTTCCCACATTAGAGCAAGCCATTAGGCATATCATTTTGTGTAAGAGCCAACCTGTGGAGACACTGGGGCCTAAGGATGTGTATCTCACAC
This genomic interval from Lagenorhynchus albirostris chromosome 10, mLagAlb1.1, whole genome shotgun sequence contains the following:
- the MSH5 gene encoding mutS protein homolog 5 isoform X12, which produces MASVGATPGRTPQGPGPREASASFPSPAPVPEPRGAEEEDEEEPAEIHLCVLWSSGYLGIAYYDTSDSTIYFMPDAPDHESLQLLQRVLDEIDPQSVVTSAKQDENMTRFLGKLASQEHREPKRPEIILLPSVDFGLEISKQRLLSGNYSFIPDSMTATEKILFLSSIIPFDCLLTVRALGGLLKFLGRRRIGVELEDYNVSIPILGFKKFALTHLVSIDQDTYSVLQIFKSEPHPSVYKVASGLKEGLSLFGILNRCRCKWGEKLLSLSRRRAQAPDAQAQWPRPMGPAAPRHVGSSRTGARTRVPCMAGGLPTTAPPGKPRLWFTRPTQDLEELNSRLDVIQFFLLPQNLDMAQMLHRLLGHIKNVPLILKRMKLSHTKVSDWQVLYKTVYSALGLRDACRSLPQSIQLFRDIAQEFSDDLHHIASLIGKVVDFEGSLAENRFTVLPNIDPEIDEKKRRLTGLPSFLTEVARKELENLDPRIPSCSVIYIPLIGFLLCIPRLPSMVETSDFEIEGLDFMFLSEEKLHYRSARTKELDALLGDLHCDIRDQETLLMYQLQCQVLARAAVLTQVLDLASRLDVLLALASAARDYGYSRPRYSPRLLGVRIQNGRHPLMELCARTFVPNSAECGGYKGRVKVITGPNSSGKSIYLKQFSLTFTSATRGTGPCLVPCSGGESSEQCHRAVAGPY
- the MSH5 gene encoding mutS protein homolog 5 isoform X10 is translated as MASVGATPGRTPQGPGPREASASFPSPAPVPEPRGAEEEDEEEPAEIHLCVLWSSGYLGIAYYDTSDSTIYFMPDAPDHESLQLLQRVLDEIDPQSVVTSAKQDENMTRFLGKLASQEHREPKRPEIILLPSVDFGLEISKQRLLSGNYSFIPDSMTATEKILFLSSIIPFDCLLTVRALGGLLKFLGRRRIGVELEDYNVSIPILGFKKFALTHLVSIDQDTYSVLQIFKSEPHPSVYKVASGLKEGLSLFGILNRCRCKWGEKLLSLSRRRAQAPDAQAQWPRPMGPAAPRHVGSSRTGARTRVPCMAGGLPTTAPPGKPRLWFTRPTQDLEELNSRLDVIQFFLLPQNLDMAQMLHRLLGHIKNVPLILKRMKLSHTKVSDWQVLYKTVYSALGLRDACRSLPQSIQLFRDIAQEFSDDLHHIASLIGKVVDFEGSLAENRFTVLPNIDPEIDEKKRRLTGLPSFLTEVARKELENLDPRIPSCSVIYIPLIGFLLCIPRLPSMVETSDFEIEGLDFMFLSEEKLHYRSARTKELDALLGDLHCDIRGVGPRLPPGRPLGSCQCRSGLWLLKAPLLPTAPWGTNPEWQVRTEKGGGIDKRGPKAPSSASTGHVQGTSPPTPLQASSDGALCPNLRAQLRRMRGVQREGQSHHWTQLLREEHIPQTGRGIPTNWASGMFSIVSIPHLPVNPGPYSSSPCVLTPAVMKRP
- the MSH5 gene encoding mutS protein homolog 5 isoform X13: MASVGATPGRTPQGPGPREASASFPSPAPVPEPRGAEEEDEEEPAEIHLCVLWSSGYLGIAYYDTSDSTIYFMPDAPDHESLQLLQRVLDEIDPQSVVTSAKQDENMTRFLGKLASQEHREPKRPEIILLPSVDFGLEISKQRLLSGNYSFIPDSMTATEKILFLSSIIPFDCLLTVRALGGLLKFLGRRRIGVELEDYNVSIPILGFKKFALTHLVSIDQDTYSVLQIFKSEPHPSVYKVASGLKEGLSLFGILNRCRCKWGEKLLSLSRRRAQAPDAQAQWPRPMGPAAPRHVGSSRTGARTRVPCMAGGLPTTAPPGKPRLWFTRPTQDLEELNSRLDVIQFFLLPQNLDMAQMLHRLLGHIKNVPLILKRMKLSHTKVSDWQVLYKTVYSALGLRDACRSLPQSIQLFRDIAQEFSDDLHHIASLIGKVVDFEGSLAENRFTVLPNIDPEIDEKKRRLTGLPSFLTEVARKELENLDPRIPSCSVIYIPLIGFLLCIPRLPSMVETSDFEIEGLDFMFLSEEKLHYRSARTKELDALLGDLHCDIRGVGPRLPPGRPLGSCQCRSGLWLLKAPLLPTAPWGTNPEWQASSDGALCPNLRAQLRRMRGVQREGQSHHWTQLLREEHIPQTGRGIPTNWASGMFSIVSIPHLPVNPGPYSSSPCVLTPAVMKRP